One Amorphoplanes digitatis genomic window carries:
- a CDS encoding MFS transporter, with protein MSTSDSLRNRTEAAPAAPRAHTRPPGLILLFLCAAGFMTFLDVSIVNVALPTIEDELNISQNYLQYVVTAYATVLGGFLLLSGRLADTFGRRRMLQTGLLVFAGASLMAGLSQGAAMLVSARALQGLGSAFIAPAALSLLTNTFAEGAPRNKALGAWGAVSGIASVAGVILGGLFTEGPGWRWIFFVNVPIGIVLAALAPLVVAESKAQERRRSFDTAGAVFLTAGLVLMIFTLGETFDHGWTSARTLISLAVTVLLLGTFILIERRAAEPLIPLGIFRKPVLRTANITAVLLFGTLVTLFFFASLFMQQVLDYSPVEAGLAYVPLAIIVSVGAGVASNLVTKVAAKPVLIVGLTLAAIGMLMLWQLPADAGYVTRVLPPFLVVGLGLGLSFVPVQVIAFAGVSKSESGLAAGLINTSQEAGGALGVAVAATIAFSQVHELERWAGGDPALMEIARVSVFHRAFLVGACFAVAGVLMALLLPRIKPEQPPVAA; from the coding sequence ATGTCGACATCAGACTCCCTGCGCAATCGCACCGAGGCTGCCCCGGCAGCACCGCGAGCGCACACCCGCCCGCCCGGGCTGATCCTTCTGTTCCTCTGCGCGGCCGGCTTCATGACGTTCCTCGACGTCTCGATCGTGAACGTCGCGCTGCCGACCATCGAGGACGAACTCAACATCTCGCAGAACTACCTCCAGTACGTCGTCACCGCGTACGCGACGGTGCTCGGCGGGTTCCTGCTGCTCAGCGGGCGCCTCGCGGACACCTTCGGCCGCCGGCGCATGCTCCAGACCGGCCTGCTCGTGTTCGCCGGCGCCTCGCTGATGGCCGGTCTCTCGCAGGGTGCGGCCATGCTGGTCAGCGCCCGCGCCCTCCAGGGGCTCGGCTCGGCGTTCATCGCGCCGGCCGCGCTCAGCCTGCTGACGAACACGTTCGCCGAGGGCGCGCCGCGCAACAAGGCGCTCGGCGCCTGGGGCGCGGTGAGCGGCATCGCGTCGGTGGCCGGCGTCATCCTGGGCGGCCTCTTCACCGAGGGGCCCGGCTGGCGGTGGATCTTCTTCGTCAACGTGCCGATCGGCATCGTGCTCGCGGCCCTCGCCCCGCTCGTCGTGGCGGAGAGCAAGGCGCAGGAGAGGCGCAGGTCGTTCGACACGGCGGGCGCGGTCTTCCTCACCGCCGGCCTGGTACTGATGATCTTCACCCTGGGTGAGACGTTCGACCACGGCTGGACGTCGGCCCGCACGCTGATCAGCCTCGCCGTCACGGTGCTGCTGCTGGGCACGTTCATCCTGATCGAGCGGCGCGCCGCGGAGCCGCTGATCCCGCTGGGCATCTTCCGCAAGCCGGTGCTGCGTACCGCGAACATCACCGCGGTGCTGCTGTTCGGCACGCTCGTCACGCTCTTCTTCTTCGCCAGCCTCTTCATGCAGCAGGTGCTGGACTACTCCCCCGTCGAGGCCGGGCTCGCCTACGTCCCGTTGGCGATCATCGTGTCGGTCGGCGCGGGGGTGGCGTCCAACCTGGTCACCAAGGTCGCGGCGAAGCCCGTCCTCATCGTCGGGCTGACCCTGGCCGCCATCGGCATGCTGATGCTGTGGCAGCTGCCGGCCGATGCCGGCTACGTGACCCGGGTGCTGCCGCCGTTCCTCGTGGTCGGCCTCGGTCTCGGCCTGTCCTTCGTGCCGGTGCAGGTCATCGCGTTCGCCGGGGTGAGCAAGTCGGAGTCGGGCCTGGCCGCCGGGCTCATCAACACGAGCCAGGAGGCGGGCGGCGCCCTCGGCGTCGCCGTCGCGGCGACCATCGCCTTCAGCCAGGTGCACGAGCTGGAGCGGTGGGCCGGCGGCGACCCGGCGCTCATGGAGATCGCCCGGGTCAGCGTCTTCCACCGGGCCTTCCTGGTCGGCGCCTGCTTCGCGGTGGCCGGCGTGCTGATGGCCCTGCTGCTACCGAGGATCAAGCCGGAACAGCCGCCCGTCGCGGCCTGA
- a CDS encoding flavin reductase family protein, whose protein sequence is MIQRTTAIEPGTLREVCAHFATGVTVITTGLPGESSGATVNSFTSVSLAPPLVLFCLHERSRLRPALDRAGGFVVNFLTYEQQPLAWAFAGRESARLQDVPHHRSGTGLPVLSEALAFLACRLVTEHDGGDHTIVVGEVVELGAHDRGEDPLVFYRGAMRPLEQATPR, encoded by the coding sequence ATGATCCAGCGAACCACCGCGATCGAGCCGGGAACGCTGCGCGAGGTGTGCGCGCACTTCGCCACCGGCGTCACGGTCATCACCACCGGCCTGCCGGGCGAGTCGTCCGGCGCCACGGTCAACTCGTTCACCTCGGTGTCGCTCGCGCCGCCGCTCGTGCTGTTCTGCCTGCACGAGCGGTCGCGGCTGCGGCCGGCCCTGGACCGGGCCGGCGGGTTCGTCGTCAACTTCCTGACCTACGAGCAGCAGCCGCTCGCCTGGGCGTTCGCGGGCCGCGAGTCGGCGCGCCTGCAGGACGTGCCGCACCACCGCTCGGGCACCGGCCTGCCCGTGCTCAGCGAGGCGCTGGCGTTCCTGGCCTGCCGGCTGGTCACCGAGCACGACGGCGGCGACCACACCATCGTGGTCGGCGAGGTCGTCGAGCTCGGCGCGCACGACCGGGGCGAGGACCCGCTGGTCTTCTACCGCGGCGCGATGCGGCCGCTGGAGCAGGCCACGCCCCGGTGA
- a CDS encoding antibiotic biosynthesis monooxygenase, producing MPKITADGAHLTVLNLFSTDAPEKQEGLLTAMREIVDSAAFPGWISSTVHAGQDRPGTANFIQWRSSEDLEARYAGEEFKHRTLPLFGELTTSIRLLQNDVAYTQRHPDLGPDTEISPDRDDYTVIEVFGVADGDQADLVDALGASQDWLVEVPGYRSHTVLRGLAARGLDGSFVMVYSQWEGKESYDAFRDAAEGERGAARQKVDARVDSLATSRDWNTYRVVHTRSAG from the coding sequence ATGCCGAAAATCACGGCCGACGGTGCCCATCTCACAGTTCTCAACCTGTTCTCGACCGACGCACCGGAGAAGCAGGAGGGCCTGCTCACGGCGATGCGCGAGATCGTCGACTCCGCCGCCTTCCCTGGCTGGATCTCCAGCACGGTGCACGCCGGACAGGACCGGCCGGGCACCGCCAACTTCATCCAGTGGCGCAGCTCCGAGGATCTCGAGGCGCGCTACGCCGGCGAGGAGTTCAAGCACCGGACGCTGCCGCTGTTCGGCGAGCTGACGACGTCCATCCGGCTGCTCCAGAACGACGTGGCATACACCCAGCGGCACCCGGACCTCGGCCCGGACACCGAGATCTCCCCGGACCGCGACGACTACACGGTCATCGAGGTCTTCGGGGTGGCGGACGGCGACCAGGCCGACCTGGTCGACGCCCTGGGCGCGTCGCAGGACTGGCTGGTCGAGGTGCCCGGCTACCGCTCGCACACCGTGCTGCGCGGCCTGGCCGCCCGCGGGCTCGACGGGTCGTTCGTGATGGTGTACTCGCAGTGGGAGGGCAAGGAGTCCTACGACGCCTTCCGCGACGCCGCCGAGGGCGAGCGCGGCGCGGCCCGGCAGAAGGTCGACGCCCGGGTCGACTCGCTGGCCACCTCGCGCGACTGGAACACCTACCGCGTCGTGCACACCCGCTCGGCCGGGTAG
- a CDS encoding FAD-dependent monooxygenase encodes MDEFDADVIVVGAGPSGLMLAGELQLAGLSAIVVDRLAEPITQSRALGFSARTIEEFGQRGLLPQFGEFETIPVGHFGGLPIDYRIIDGGNFGVRGVPQSLTERILAGWAGGLGADIRRGHDLVGLAADERGVTAELTSPAGGTKLRAAYLVGCDGARSTVRRLTGIDFPGNDATIEMKMADVAGLGLRIRPTGEVGEAGMVVVLPLGPAATRVVVFERDAGVRKTQEAPTFTEVADAFQRVTGEDIHTGTPVWTSYFTDASRQASEYRRGRVFLAGDAAHIHLPIGAQGISAGVGDAVNLGWKLAATVKGWAPDGLLDTYHAERHPVGARIVANTLVQRSLYLGGPEMQPLRDLFAELVGIEEVRRHLVGMVTGLDIRYDAGAGTHPLLGRRLPDQELLIGDVKSSTYELLHSGRPVLLDLHADPALRTIAAGWSDRVDTVTATRHDPAAPATSLLVRPDGYVAWAAAGDDPAAGLAGALTRWFGPAQG; translated from the coding sequence ATGGACGAATTCGATGCCGATGTAATCGTCGTCGGAGCGGGGCCTTCCGGCCTCATGCTCGCCGGCGAACTACAGCTCGCCGGGCTTTCCGCGATAGTCGTCGACCGGCTCGCCGAACCGATCACGCAGTCCCGGGCGCTGGGTTTCTCCGCCCGGACCATCGAGGAATTCGGCCAGCGTGGCCTGCTGCCGCAGTTCGGTGAATTCGAGACGATCCCGGTCGGCCACTTCGGCGGGCTGCCCATCGACTACCGGATCATCGACGGCGGCAACTTCGGGGTGCGCGGCGTGCCGCAGTCGCTCACCGAGCGCATCCTCGCCGGCTGGGCCGGCGGGCTGGGCGCCGACATCCGGCGCGGCCACGACCTGGTCGGCCTGGCCGCCGACGAGCGGGGCGTCACGGCCGAGCTGACCTCGCCGGCGGGCGGCACCAAGCTGCGCGCCGCCTATCTCGTCGGCTGCGACGGCGCGCGCAGCACGGTACGCCGGCTCACCGGCATCGACTTCCCCGGCAACGACGCGACAATCGAGATGAAGATGGCCGACGTCGCCGGGCTGGGACTGCGGATCCGGCCCACCGGCGAGGTCGGCGAGGCGGGCATGGTCGTGGTGCTCCCGCTCGGCCCCGCCGCCACCCGGGTCGTCGTCTTCGAACGCGACGCCGGCGTGCGCAAGACCCAGGAGGCGCCGACCTTCACGGAGGTGGCCGACGCGTTCCAGCGGGTCACCGGCGAGGACATCCACACCGGCACCCCCGTGTGGACCAGCTACTTCACCGACGCCAGCCGGCAGGCGAGCGAGTACCGCCGCGGCCGGGTGTTCCTCGCCGGCGACGCCGCGCACATCCACCTGCCGATCGGCGCGCAGGGCATCAGCGCCGGCGTCGGCGACGCCGTGAACCTCGGGTGGAAGCTGGCCGCCACCGTCAAGGGCTGGGCACCCGACGGGCTGCTCGACACCTACCACGCCGAACGGCACCCGGTCGGCGCGCGGATCGTGGCGAACACGCTGGTCCAGCGCTCCCTCTACCTCGGCGGCCCCGAGATGCAGCCGCTGCGCGACCTCTTCGCCGAGCTGGTCGGCATCGAGGAGGTGCGGCGGCACCTCGTCGGGATGGTCACCGGCCTGGACATCCGGTACGACGCCGGAGCCGGCACCCACCCGCTGCTCGGACGCCGCCTGCCCGACCAGGAGCTGCTGATCGGCGACGTGAAGTCCAGCACCTACGAGCTGCTGCACTCCGGCCGCCCGGTGCTGCTCGACCTGCACGCCGACCCGGCGCTGCGGACGATCGCGGCGGGCTGGTCGGACCGGGTGGACACCGTCACCGCGACGCGCCACGACCCCGCGGCACCGGCCACGAGCCTGCTGGTGCGCCCCGACGGCTACGTCGCCTGGGCCGCCGCCGGGGACGACCCGGCGGCCGGCCTCGCCGGCGCACTCACCCGCTGGTTCGGCCCCGCTCAGGGCTGA
- a CDS encoding nuclear transport factor 2 family protein produces MQSAESASQVGNLLDRYLISLDDDKLDDEWARGLFTDDARVAFPMSRHEGVDGLAEYHRGALAAFERTQHLNSPAVVEPRGADEVRLRANVISTHVRLDDGALFTAGTLVTGAARRTGEGWRLSALSFRVIWTTGTPPAAEAAR; encoded by the coding sequence ATGCAATCGGCCGAATCAGCGTCGCAGGTGGGTAACCTGCTCGACCGCTATCTGATCAGTCTCGACGACGACAAGCTCGACGACGAATGGGCGCGCGGCCTGTTCACCGACGACGCCCGGGTCGCCTTTCCGATGAGCCGGCACGAGGGCGTCGACGGGCTCGCCGAGTACCACCGCGGCGCGTTGGCCGCGTTCGAGCGCACGCAGCACCTGAACTCGCCGGCCGTGGTCGAGCCGCGCGGCGCGGACGAGGTCCGGCTGCGGGCGAACGTCATCTCGACCCATGTGCGCCTCGACGACGGCGCGCTCTTCACGGCCGGGACGCTGGTGACCGGCGCGGCGCGGCGTACGGGCGAGGGCTGGCGCCTGTCCGCGCTGTCGTTCCGGGTGATCTGGACGACCGGCACACCGCCCGCCGCCGAGGCCGCGCGATGA
- a CDS encoding cation:proton antiporter domain-containing protein encodes MITAAPAAQETRMAFLLAGIAVVLLTGIVLGRYARHLRQPAVIGEITAGIVLGPSVLGLLPGDLPHRVFPADVRPLLSAVSQVGLVLFMFVVGWEFEKRLIRPHAGLAAGVSLGSIALAFGLGVAVAGLLYPYHSTVAGKHIPFTAFAVFMGTAMSVTAFPVLARILSDNRLLDLRVGGLALASAAIDDVLAWCLLAYVSALVSADGDFSELAGIGVLSVGYVAVMFLVVRPLLTRLVWRWAGAERWSSLLVVLCAGAFLSAWATSMIGIHAIFGAFLFGFVLPREPALLLARHVRKPLDTIGLVLLPVFFVVTGLGVDLGALGGGDYLALVLVIVVACTGKLLGAAVPARLAGLSWRETKDLGLLMNTRGLTELIILNAAVGLGVLDDRMFTIMVIMALVTTAMAGPLLSRREQLQAALPPQPVADPVGPRS; translated from the coding sequence ATGATCACCGCGGCCCCGGCGGCACAGGAGACGCGGATGGCGTTCCTGCTGGCCGGGATCGCGGTCGTGCTGCTCACCGGCATCGTTCTCGGCCGGTACGCGCGGCACCTGCGCCAGCCGGCGGTCATCGGGGAGATCACCGCGGGAATCGTGCTGGGCCCCAGCGTGCTCGGCCTGCTGCCGGGCGACCTGCCGCACCGGGTCTTCCCGGCGGACGTGCGGCCGCTGCTGTCGGCCGTCTCCCAGGTCGGCCTCGTGCTGTTCATGTTCGTGGTCGGCTGGGAGTTCGAGAAGCGCCTGATCCGGCCGCACGCCGGCCTGGCCGCCGGTGTCTCGCTCGGCTCCATCGCCCTCGCCTTCGGGCTCGGCGTCGCCGTCGCGGGCCTGCTGTACCCGTACCACTCGACGGTGGCCGGGAAGCACATCCCGTTCACGGCCTTCGCGGTCTTCATGGGTACGGCCATGTCGGTGACCGCCTTCCCGGTGCTGGCCCGCATCCTGAGCGACAACCGCCTGCTGGACCTACGCGTCGGCGGCCTGGCCCTGGCCAGCGCCGCGATCGACGACGTGCTCGCCTGGTGCCTGCTGGCGTACGTCTCGGCGCTGGTCAGCGCCGACGGCGACTTCTCCGAGCTGGCCGGGATCGGGGTGCTCAGCGTCGGCTACGTGGCCGTGATGTTCCTGGTCGTCCGGCCGCTGCTGACCCGCCTGGTGTGGCGCTGGGCCGGCGCCGAGCGCTGGTCGTCGCTGCTCGTCGTGCTCTGCGCCGGCGCGTTCCTGTCCGCCTGGGCGACCTCGATGATCGGCATCCACGCCATCTTCGGCGCGTTCCTGTTCGGATTCGTGCTGCCGCGCGAGCCCGCGCTGCTGCTCGCGCGGCACGTGCGCAAGCCGCTGGACACCATCGGCCTGGTGCTGCTCCCGGTGTTCTTCGTGGTCACCGGCCTCGGCGTCGACCTCGGCGCGCTGGGCGGCGGCGACTACCTCGCCCTGGTGCTGGTGATCGTCGTGGCCTGCACGGGCAAGCTGCTCGGCGCCGCCGTCCCGGCCCGCCTCGCCGGACTGTCCTGGCGCGAGACCAAGGACCTCGGCCTGCTGATGAACACCCGGGGCCTGACCGAGCTGATCATCCTCAACGCGGCCGTCGGCCTCGGCGTCCTGGACGACCGGATGTTCACCATCATGGTGATCATGGCGCTGGTCACCACGGCGATGGCCGGTCCGCTGCTCTCCCGCCGCGAGCAATTGCAGGCGGCGCTGCCACCGCAACCCGTCGCGGACCCGGTGGGCCCGCGCAGCTGA
- a CDS encoding ScbA/BarX family gamma-butyrolactone biosynthesis protein, with protein sequence MPRAGYPFLTGPRPLWRTDVRPEFVHRHGPADIFPVRWRRSSENRFEVVARWPATHRFFAVAAGQDPLLVMETMRQTAMLLAHAEFSVPLGDRFVMRDLTWSCAREFATGASHGDILMDVRCTDVRRGRGALRGMRVAVRYRRGDTLLATSEGTVNCISTAAYHRVRGDRAAVATPVPPPGVPPVWVGRTVRDDVVLAAGPGPGRWLLRVDTRHPTLFGRPNDHAPGILLLEAARQAANAADPLHAFVPAAARVEFHRYAELDRPCVVEIAGAEPGDGPATVRVEGHQDGHPIFSAVLTRRGR encoded by the coding sequence GTGCCACGTGCCGGGTATCCCTTCCTGACCGGTCCCCGGCCGCTGTGGCGTACCGACGTCAGGCCCGAGTTCGTCCATCGGCACGGACCGGCCGACATCTTCCCGGTCCGCTGGCGCCGTTCGTCGGAGAACCGGTTCGAGGTCGTGGCGCGCTGGCCCGCCACGCACCGGTTCTTCGCCGTCGCGGCCGGGCAGGACCCGCTGCTCGTCATGGAGACCATGCGCCAGACCGCCATGCTGCTCGCGCACGCCGAGTTCTCGGTGCCGCTCGGCGACCGGTTCGTGATGCGCGACCTGACCTGGTCGTGCGCGCGTGAGTTCGCGACCGGCGCGTCGCACGGCGACATCCTCATGGACGTCCGCTGCACCGACGTCCGGCGCGGCCGCGGTGCGCTGCGGGGCATGCGGGTCGCGGTGCGCTACCGCCGGGGCGACACCCTCCTTGCCACCAGCGAGGGGACCGTCAACTGCATCTCCACCGCGGCATACCACCGGGTACGCGGCGACCGGGCCGCCGTGGCGACGCCGGTGCCGCCGCCGGGCGTGCCGCCGGTGTGGGTGGGCCGGACGGTGCGGGACGACGTCGTGCTCGCCGCCGGGCCGGGCCCCGGGCGCTGGCTGTTGCGGGTCGACACCCGCCATCCGACGCTGTTCGGCCGGCCCAACGACCACGCGCCGGGCATCCTGCTGCTGGAGGCGGCGCGCCAGGCGGCCAACGCCGCCGACCCGCTGCACGCGTTCGTGCCGGCGGCGGCGCGGGTCGAGTTCCACCGCTACGCGGAGCTCGACCGGCCGTGCGTGGTCGAGATCGCGGGCGCGGAGCCGGGCGACGGCCCGGCGACGGTCCGGGTCGAGGGGCATCAGGACGGCCACCCGATCTTCTCGGCGGTCCTGACCCGGCGCGGACGGTGA
- a CDS encoding pyridoxamine 5'-phosphate oxidase family protein, with protein MPLRMTAAVESFLAENELGTLTTLRPDGSPHVAPVRFTWDGEAGLVRVMTAADRRKARNVRANPGGRASICQVVGPRWITMEGAARVFEDPRWVSEGVRRYAKRYWAGPPDVPGLVVIEIAIDRVMGLY; from the coding sequence GTGCCGCTGAGGATGACCGCGGCGGTGGAGTCATTCCTCGCCGAGAACGAGCTAGGCACCCTGACCACCCTGCGGCCCGACGGTTCGCCGCACGTGGCGCCCGTGCGCTTCACCTGGGACGGCGAGGCCGGGCTGGTCCGGGTCATGACGGCCGCCGACCGCCGCAAGGCGCGCAACGTCCGCGCCAACCCGGGCGGCCGGGCCTCCATCTGCCAGGTGGTGGGTCCACGGTGGATCACCATGGAGGGCGCCGCCCGGGTGTTCGAGGACCCGCGGTGGGTCTCCGAGGGCGTCCGCCGCTACGCCAAGCGGTACTGGGCCGGGCCACCGGACGTGCCCGGGCTGGTCGTGATCGAGATCGCCATCGATCGCGTCATGGGCCTCTATTGA
- a CDS encoding winged helix-turn-helix transcriptional regulator, whose protein sequence is MPDNSTTAAPPVAGTQQACPIGPVVDLVFSRWTTPILWTLHQYGRQRFVELQRRIATITPKVLTQRLRQMERDGLVRRTYHPEVPPRVEYEITDLGRSLAPLFATLAEWSAEFLPAVEQAREAFDAEQRPLAVRRA, encoded by the coding sequence ATGCCGGACAATTCGACGACCGCTGCCCCGCCGGTGGCCGGCACGCAGCAGGCCTGCCCGATCGGGCCGGTCGTTGACCTGGTCTTCAGCCGGTGGACCACGCCGATCCTGTGGACGCTGCACCAGTACGGCCGGCAGCGGTTCGTGGAGTTGCAGCGCCGGATCGCCACGATCACGCCGAAGGTGCTCACCCAGCGGCTGCGCCAGATGGAGCGCGACGGGCTGGTCCGGCGCACCTACCACCCGGAGGTGCCGCCCCGGGTGGAGTACGAGATCACCGACCTGGGCCGCAGCCTGGCCCCGCTGTTCGCCACGCTCGCGGAGTGGTCGGCCGAGTTCCTCCCCGCGGTCGAGCAGGCGCGCGAGGCGTTCGACGCCGAGCAGCGGCCGCTGGCCGTCCGCCGGGCCTGA
- a CDS encoding ScbR family autoregulator-binding transcription factor, whose protein sequence is MARQNRAVQTRQTILLAAAAVFDEHGYGAATIQEILTRAGVTKGALYFHFASKEELALSIMAAQLDSDPLPSQPTRMQELVDLGLVFARRLQREPLVRASVQLAMDPWSEGLDRSGPFQAWIGLIEDLLNTAKDRGELLSHVDPRQTAEMLAGAFSGIQELSHVLTDREDLTHRIVVLLRHVLPSITLPAVLVTLDVSEGRLERLTGG, encoded by the coding sequence ATGGCACGACAGAACCGCGCCGTCCAGACGCGCCAGACGATTCTGCTGGCCGCGGCGGCGGTCTTCGACGAGCACGGTTACGGCGCCGCCACGATTCAGGAGATCCTCACCCGTGCCGGGGTGACCAAGGGCGCCCTGTATTTCCACTTCGCGTCCAAAGAGGAACTGGCGCTGAGCATCATGGCGGCACAGCTCGACTCCGATCCTCTGCCGAGCCAGCCGACCCGGATGCAGGAGCTGGTCGACCTGGGCCTGGTCTTCGCCCGCCGGTTGCAGCGCGAGCCGCTGGTACGGGCCAGCGTCCAGCTGGCCATGGACCCGTGGAGCGAGGGGCTGGACCGCAGCGGCCCGTTCCAGGCCTGGATCGGGCTCATCGAGGACCTGCTGAACACCGCGAAGGATCGCGGCGAGCTGCTGAGCCACGTCGATCCGAGGCAGACCGCCGAGATGCTCGCGGGCGCCTTCTCCGGCATCCAGGAGCTCTCCCACGTCTTGACCGACCGCGAGGACCTGACGCACCGCATCGTGGTGCTGCTGCGCCACGTGCTGCCGAGCATCACGCTGCCGGCCGTCCTGGTCACCCTCGACGTCAGCGAGGGCCGGCTGGAGCGGCTGACCGGCGGCTGA